Below is a genomic region from Hevea brasiliensis isolate MT/VB/25A 57/8 chromosome 3, ASM3005281v1, whole genome shotgun sequence.
cagttgactgatagaagacttatagagtgtatgcagcatgtcatggggcctatgcctagacaatggatgaatgactacatattacctcggatggagggtttgtcgtggactcagtttgtggagctgttcatcaatcggtttgtgccagaaagcttcagagatcagaagcagtgggcctttgaggccttaagacagaatggcaggtctgtagatgaatatgctacaaaaTTTCTGAAAttaagcagatatgcccctacagcagtagctacagaaactatgaaggtgaaaagattcctataGGGGCTTGACagaaggtatgcgaacctggcgatgatgtctgatcagtcttttgatgtggtggttgatcgagccagatagattgagattagctatgctgtggatgacagcggaagagcaaagaaaaatagagcagagggttctaccggtgttccccaaatgggtacttcagacagtggtggccagagtaattacagaggaaaaagtaggaacaagaagagtggttttaaacacaaacctcgagggttcgAACCGGATACTGGATcagcggtggtcacgattcgaTTCTGGCGATTAGGtctagttcaggatcctccttggcaccttgtgcacagtgtggaagaggacattcaggaccttgtttgatgggttcagagTATGCTTGTGTGTAGCCAAccagtcactttgctagggaatgtccGTGTTCAATGAGCCACGAGATGGGGTCACGAGGTTacattgcgaatgttcctcgtcgattgtatccggtgcttccaacatggcggcgatcgattcgatggccaatagggccgaggacaaggggcgtggatttggaggcggtcagaggtagaagtcgatgtcgagttacgccactcagggtaggggtcaagcttggATTTTCactctgacccaccaggatgctcaagcttcaaatgcagttgtggcaggtattcttctggtctgttcctatgaggctcgtgttttgatagatccgagtgctacgcactcatttgtctcccctgtgtttgctatgaggttgggtagaaaccctacaaccttagaatgtcctttgtcagtagctaccccacttagtgacaacatagatgtagatatagtttttccaggtagcccagtagtagtggatggaaagatcctcccagcagacttggttcctctaccagtgattgattttgatgtaattttggggatggattggttgacaACTCATTataccactttagactgcaggaacaaaaaggtgcaattcacatacctagtgtggaagagtttagctttgatggtgacaggagcgtagctccatataacttggtgtcagcaattagtgctagaaaaatgttgaggcgtggatgccaagggtatttggcattggtgagagatacatctgtagaaggtgtcagcatggaaaatgttcttgttgtcagagaattcatggatgtcttccctgaagagcttccagggttgccaccagaaaggggaatagagttctgcattgatgttgttccgggtacaaaacccatatcaatgccaccttacaggatggccccagcagaattgaaagagttaaaggagcaactacaggagctgttggacaaaggtttcatacgtccgagcacttcaccttggggcgctcctgttctattcgtgagaaagaaggatgggtcattgaggttgtgtattgactatagacagctgaacaaggtgactgtgaagaacaagtatccacttcctcggatcgatgatctgtttgatcagctccaaggagctagattcttttccaagatagacctgcgaccaggctaccatcagttgagaatcaggaatgaggacgtgtccaaaacggcattcaggacaagatatggtcattatgagttcttggtgatgtcttttggactcactaatgcaccagcagccttcatggacttgatgaatagggtgttcaagccgtttttggaccgttttgtcatcgtattcatagatgacattttggtatactctcagaccgaggaagaacacgtgtggcacttgaggatggtgttgcagacgttgagggagcaccagctatatgccaaattttcaaaatgtgaattttggctagaaagcatctcgttcttaggacacgtggtttctagtgaaggtattcaagtggatcccaagaaaattgaagctgtaacttattggcttaggcctacaacagtcactgaggtgcgaagttttctgggtctagctggctactataggcgttttgtacatgATTTtttcaggatagcagctcccctaactaagttaactcggaagaatgttcaattcatttggacagatgactgtgagaggagtttccagaagcttaaggagtgtttaaccaccgcccctgtgttgacactacctaagagtggtgaaggatacaccgtgtattgtgacgcctccagagttggcttagggtgtgtttggatgcagaatggaaatgtagtggcttatgcttcaagacagctgaagaggcatgagcagaactaccccacccataacttggaaatggcggctgtaatctttgcactaaaaatctggagacactacctgtatggtgaagtgtgtgagatatacaccaaccataagagtttgaagtacatcttccaacagagggacttaaacttgagacagaggagatggatggagcttttgaaagactatgattgcaccatccagtaccaccctgggaaggccaatgtagtggcagatactttgagcagaaaatcttctggcagtttggcgcacatttcagcagagaaaagaccgttgattcaggaaatatatgagttgatggatcaaggtttaatcctagatctttcagatgagggggtattgttggctcatttttcagtgaggccagacttgcgggacagagttagagtttcccaacacagagaccaacaattgatgaagatcatagaaagagtacagcaaggtgaaggtggtgagtttgggtttgccaatgatggcgcccttatgcaaggttctaggatatgtgtgcccgatgtggacaatctcagagatgaaatcatgcgagaggcacactataccctgtacaatgtccacccaggctccaccaagatgtaccatgatgtgaaggatagctattggtggaatggcatgaagagagacatagcagactttgtgtccaagtgcttgacttgtcagaaggtgaagtttgaacaccagagaccgtcagggaagctgcaagagctccctatcccagaatggaagtgggaaataattactatagattttgtgactgggttgcctcgtaccacgtgaggatatgattcgatatgggtaattgtagaccgcctaaccaaatcagctcacttcttgcctgtgaagactacatattctgtggcacagtacgcccgactctacattcgagaaatagtcagattgcatggagtttcggcttccataatatctgacagaggaccCCAGTTCACTTcgcgattttggagaaagttgcaggaggcacttggcacacagttgaacttcagtacggctttccaccctcagacagacggacagtccgaaaggacaatccaaacactggaagacatgcttcgcgtgagtgtcttggattttggaggtcaatgggatgatcagctagctttggtgaagtttgcctacaacaacagttaccattccagcataggtatggcaccctatgaggcactatatggaagaaagtgtaggtctcctttgtGTTAGACAGAAATggaggaagcgaaggtgcatgatgtagacctagtgcagtacacttcacagATGATTCCCTTAatcagggaatgattgaaaacagctttcagtaggcagaagagttatgcagaccccagacggagggatgtggagtttgcagtaggcgactatgtattcctgaaggtttctccaatgaagggagtcatgagatttggaaagaagggcaagttggcacctcggtatattggaccttttgaggttactgatagagttggagcagttgcctaccggttggagctaccacccaacctttctcacgttcatcccgtatttcacatctccatgctcaggaaatacattccagatccttctcatgtactacagccagatgtaatagagctaaaagagaatttgacatttgaggagcaacctgtagccatagtggactaccaagtgagacagctaagatcaaaacagatccctatggttaaggtcttgtggaggagccagtcagtggaagagtgcacctgggagtcagaacgggacatgcgtagcaagtacccttatctgttcaatgtataatcatgtactttattctgccttgtgtaaaattcgaggacgaatttttacgtagaggaagaatgtaacaccccaaaattttaaattttattattttatgagcatttttggtattttaattttatttaaattttaggaatttttttgagatttttcggattttaaaaatcgggttcgattttccgaaaatataaactttgatgatttttaaaaattaatttaaagaccacgtggcaaaactaaaaatatatttggagtctacgaatttttctgagttttctgaaatttttttggaatttttggacctcgttttcggtcccgaggcagagtaaaaattcaaaattttgtatcctgaatcgaaccggccaaaTCGAACAGGAtcagatcggaccggtcgaatcggaccggccttttctttttcttcttcccttccccgcgcgcgttcgacctcctccccttctctctctcttttctctctcctccctcctccccttgccgcgctgccacctccccacctcgccgtgcCGCCTCGCCTCCCCACGGTGCGCGCACTGGAACTCGGAAACGGCTCCAGAACGACAGCGCGGCCTTGCGACTCCTCGacttcccggccgaaatccggctgatccggccaccaattagaccgggtcttgtgtctaaaatcatctactcgtcgagagctttccattaacaccaagaacaccgaaatccatcgagcggtttgtccaatttttgcccgggaagttttagcccattttgactttcgggctagatttctcacaaaccgtgaatcccacgagaaaaccgagagtgttagaaatgtttatttgatatgggtctgtaaactaaattattattttggacctgtaaacttaatattctatgcatgtttgatggattggatgagggagctgagctcccatttatttttatgctgatgagtatgtggagggtgagctgagctccccaattgagtatttattgtgtttacaggtcgggtgagtcaaaaactccccgttgaaaggtccattttatggccggactctgtccggttgatttcttgaaattgtgcccaaatgggccttactgggttaagtgaatagttaggcttactacgggtctccgGGACTTTAGACTGGCTcatgtcctagtgccggtccggcccataggttgggtcatgacaatgcTCGAATTTGCAATGATAAATATACATATTTGGGATATTTACATGGAAAACCAGTGAACTAGTATGCAACCAATTGCACGTATAAAGCTCCCACATTAGATGGATTATTGTTCAGTTTCAATAAAATCAAGGGATAATTCATTTAAAATGCAAAGTTTGGCTCTGAATGTCCTGAGATATTGTGCAATCAAGGAAGTCAAGAATAATGTTGGAAAAGTTGTTAGGAGATaaagaaatgaagtgatttatAAAACAGAGGCCGGATAAGTCAAATTGACTTGGATTATTTTGACAATAAGTTAGATCCAATTATTTAAACCCATTAAGAGAATTTTAATTCACACTCCAACTCATAAAATTctaatatataattcaattttgaaattatattaatttaatttttaattataatttggaAGTTTAAATTTCTAATTTAGGAAATAATAGCAGTGTTTCTATTATTTGGAAttctattgttattattattatttaggaaGTTTTTCATAATTATAATTGAACAGAGTTGGTAATCGTAATGTGATTAGAGTTGTATAGCTCCATAATTTGGGTCTAGGATATTTACATATTCAAAGattattattatgattattattagGATTAATAAAAATGTTGAGAATTTTTTTTGTTTCTCTTCTTTTGTATCTTGCAAATTTGTTTGTATTAATcctttgattattttttttttactatgttTTCATCTTTTTAAACCTATGCTTTTCATTTTATTCTGGTCAGTTGAAATAACCTGCATCATATATATGATGTCAACAATACAAACGGTAACTTCTAGAAATGATTGCTGATGTTGCTAAATATCTAAAACTAGCAATAATGACATAAAGGctactgcttttttttttttttgaattcagTGGATGGAAATGGTTAATAAAGCATCAAGCATGGTAACTCAGTTACATGTTTCTTGGTGATGTAGAAATATCTCCAAAATCAAAGTGAATGATGGAAAAGAAAATAGCTTGATGTAACAAATACAAGTTGTAATTTTTCACTTGGGCTATTGTATCATGCTATATTCATTGCAAAGGGTTATGGCTAAATATTTTACAGAGTAACTTCATTAGAGTAGAGGGGAAAGAACTTTACTTCTTTTCCTTGTCTTCTTTCTCTATAATTTCTAGCTCTGATGACAATTTCTCCTCGTAGCTGAACTGAGTAATCAAACCCACTAAAATTGCtccaagaaccgcaactttccgcCAATCAGGggaagaagaaatgaaagaaTCAGCAATAGCGATGACTAGCACCGCCATTAGAGCAAGGTATATGTTCTTTCTGGCTTTGGACCCAGCTTTTGCTTTGGTAACATCTTTAATCGCCTGTGTTTCCACCTTAGCTTTGGCTTTATCAACAGGCGCTTTCTGGCCTAGGTTCTTAAAGAACATTCCTTCATTCCTGTCTTTCACAATTTGACCTTCAAAATCTGCTAACTTATTATCATTCTCCTCAATTTCCATTCTGTTTAATTCTGCAGATTCTTCGAAAGCTTGCATCTGGCTTTCTATATTCTCCATTATCTGCTAGTGAAAAAGAATGAATAATAAGTGGATTATCAAAGAGAACTGCTTCTCCATGCATGTTATTGACAATAAAGGAATTGAACAGACCCTGGAACTAGCTTCGTCGAGTCCTTTGATAGCATCTTCTCCAATTTTATCGAATTCAGCATTGGCTTCTTCAGCAAATTGAGTTAGATAAGCAGATCTCTCATCCAAGTAATCAGTGAGACGAACTTTTTGTGCTTGAAGCATAGCTATTCTGGCAAGTAGCTCTTGCTTTCGAGTATCACCTTCAGGTGGGGAGGGGGAGCTCTCAGAATCAGCATCATTGGACTTGCAAAGGCAGAGGATTGAATTCTTTAGGTTGGTTGGTCTTCCAGTGTGGAAAAGGGCTTGCTTTGTAGGCGTGAAGAAGGCGTTAATGGCTTTTAGGGCAATCATCTTCTTCTTTCCACAGAGATAGCAAGAAGCAGAGGAAAGTGGGGTTGGAATTTTTTGTGGACCTGTGAGGCTGTGACGTGTTTTGAACCTTTCATTTGGTAGACCTTATCCGTTGCAATCACTGAAATCTTAAATTTTCATAGTTACTACAAGTTTCAATTAAATTATTGTGCAATCAATTATTGTTGAACTGAAATCTATCTTGACCGTGACCGTTACAACTTGCAATACAAAATTCTCGTCTTCCGACATTTTTATTGGGATCACGTAagcaaaagaaagaaaataaagaaaataataggaTGCTTCGTGCAGAGTGATCCTTTATGTAAGCGAAAGAAAGAAAGTGACCTTCACCTAATGTTAAGCTCCATTGAAAATCATAATCCTAACAAACATTCGAGTTCTACTAAATTGAAAATTCCTTAACATGTCCAAAGGGTATTTACGAGCAACTTCCAGTTTTCCAAACAACCAAACTAAACAAAAAGATATCAACATAAACATCCACAAGAAATGAAATTACGAATTGCTTGCACAAACTTCAATCTACAAACGATTCTATCTCATGAAGCGCGTCCAGTTGCCTTCTTGTAAGTATACCATTTTGCAATCCAGAGATATACCAAGAAGTTCAAGAAGCTAAGGATAGCTAGGAGCCAGTAGAAGTAATCGAGATGGCCCCGGTTCAAGTTGTCGGGAATCCAACCAAGCTTACCATGCCTTGTGGTAATATTAGTCACTATGGTAACCAGCAGAGTGCTTAAGTAATTTCCTAATGCAACAGTTGTAAGAGAAAGAGCCGAACACAAACTCCTCATTGCATCAGGTGCCTGGTCATAGAAAAACTCCAACTGCCCAATGAATGTAAAAATTTCTGCACATCCAATGAGAAAGTACTGTGGAACTTGCCAGAAAATGGACATTGGAATGTACtcgagatcataataattatgctTCTGGACATATTTGATCCGAATAACCTCTAACACTCCAGCAGTGATCATCGATAAAATGGATATGACAAGGCCAATGCCCATACGTTGCAGCTGGGTGAAGCCTCGTTCATGACCTGTGAATTTCCTTGCATATGGGACAATGATTTGGTCATACACAGGAGCCCAGAAGATAACACTAAGGGTGTCAAACAGGGAGAGGGAAGCGGATGGAATCTTGAAATGTGGACCCATATGTTGGTCCATGGTGTTGCCTTGTAAAACAAACATGGTGTTCATTTGACTATATACAGTGGCAAAGACTATACCACTTGCCCATATTGGAAGCAACCTGATAATGGCCTTGAGCTCTTCAACTTGAGTTACCGTGCAGAGTCTCCATGGGTCTGCTGAGCCCTTAATGCTGTCAGTTTGCGTCTCCACAGCAGCCTTGTCAAAGAACctgaaatttgataattttgtCTACATCAAACTATGAGAATAACAATCAGACGCTTAGTTCAATCCCAAAACACTGCCCTACTTTTGTTGATATTACAATGCAACAATAAAGTACTAACAACTAAAAAATGACACATATTGGGTGTTTTGGATCATTTCAAGAACATATCCTTTATAAGTACCCAACAACAGAAAATACTATGATATATGGATTTGGATGTGAGATTCATCTTGTATGTATACTGCAGAGACATGAGTGTTGATATATGTTTGTGCATTTGGAAATGAATAATAAGATTATTATTGGAGAAAAGCATGCACATTGATAAGTAACTGGCTTTAGTAAACTTGCATATTAGATATAGGATCAGAATACTTTACTTGAGCTTGTCTGTGTGCTCAAGCTTGCGGCTTCCTTGGATATGACTCTCCTCATCTGCAGTCTCATAAAGAAGGGACTTATCAGCAGGAACTTGAACATGCAATTTCCTAAAGGATGCAACTATAACCTGGAAAATCCTTGTAAAGGGACTTCCTCCAGGCTTTTGAAGTCGGTATAACTTGCTTCCTGAGAAGAAAAACACAACTGCAATGGCCATTGCAACAGTTGGGACCCCAAACCCCCAGCCCCAGCCAACATTCATTTGTATCCAGACCAAAACAGAAGAAGCAATAAGTGCACCAATATTGATTGAGAAGTAAAACCAATTAAAAAAGGagctcttctttttcttttcattgtCATCAGCTTCATCAAATTGATCCGCCCCAAAAGATGAGACACATGGCTTGATTCCACCAGTCCCAAGAGCAATTAAGTAAAGTGCCACAAAGCATGCTACACTCTGTGCTGTTTTTGGGTGGCAAGAATTCATATCACATGATGGCCTTATTCCAGGGACAGAAGCAGAAATTGTTAGGAGTGTCATTCCCTACAAGAAAAACAAGTGCTTATCATTTCTGCATCAAACATGTTCAGCAACAGCATAATTTATAGCTTGGTTTAATGTCTATAATTAACTTTTAACAATTGGCATTAAACCTTGTGAAAAAGAGAAAGCAGAATATTTTTTCTTTTACAAAACTTCGAAAAGACTAAAAAAGAAAAAGGGGAAACAAAAAAAAGGCAAAATGTACTATTCTCGGCATCTGTATGAAAAACCAAGAGTTCTTCAAAAATAGCATTCTTGTACATATCATGTCCAGAAAAAAAGAACAAGCACTAAGATATTTTGCGCAAAATCATTAATAGTACTTTTATAACATATTTTACACAATGACGATTTGGTGCCTTTACAACATATTTTACGCAATGATGATTTGGAGCCTTACGCCTCTAATAATATTAGAAGCTGAATTTGTGAAACTAAGTTAAGACATTTTTCCTCTTTTGAACTTTATAGAATGGCAGAGAAGAAAAGCATGAACAAAAATACATCCCTTGATACAAGTTGATACTCAAGAAATTGATTAAACTTAcgtcaaattggcctttattgaTTCTATAGGTAAGAAATTGGTTTGACATATTACTTACAAAAATGTAGACAATTACAAAAATGGCAATTGTCCAATATCTTCCCAAATACGCATCAGCTAGAAAGGCTCCAATCAATGGGGTAACATAGCAAGTTCCTGACCAATTGGTCACGTTGTTTGATGCAGTGACATTTCCTTGGTTGAGACGGTCCTGAAGATAATTCACTAGATTGGTACCCATTCCATAGTACGCCAACCTCTCACAGCATTCATTCCCTGCAAGGAAATTTCTTAGTGATCAACCTCTCACACCCATAGGTGCATAAGAATCTGCATCAGATGCACTGCCACGAAGCAATGCCACACATCCTGCCTTTTTTTTCTACCACTTATTCATCCCACCTAATGAGTTGGTGTTGCAGTATTATTGGTTTGTTGTTAGCACTCCATGATAAAAATTCATAGGTAGACATGGATTATGACAAATAAAACCATTCCATGATATGGAGTATGCAAAAAATTGCAAAAGAAGCATGTTCCATTGTAATTATCTTAACCAAGAAAAGATAGTTATTAAATGCCATACCAAGAATAAATCGGCAAGCCTTCCAGTTTCCTGTTTTCTTTCTATTTGCAGGTTTTCCACTAATATCCACTGTCCCATCCTTGGTATAGAGGTCTTCTTCTGCCATAATTTCCTTAGAGATTTGCTAAATACTGGATAATACAACATTATATTGATTTCAAAAATAATCAGACTCAGATCCTTAAGAAGTCAATGTGCAATAGTGTATGCAAATAACATACTTAATCATGATAATAGTCCACACTAGAATAGGAGCCATGATGACAAGATTTCAGTGGTTACAAGATACCCACTGGATTGGAATCAATTCTAAAATAGACAATACTAACACAGCAATAAGAATATGTTAGAGAACTAGAGTTTCTTATGTTGCTCTGTCTTCCCAAACAATATTTTAGTTTCCCTATTTATATATTCATAAACCTAAGTGCATGTATTGcatgctcattgggaagccttttGTTTGTTTCAAATAGactaattcacaacatattcttCCGTTATTaccatatatttttttaaagggAATCTGCTCATATGAACAAGAGTTGGCAAGCAAGTCAAAACTTAGCATATTACTCGAGCATCAGAA
It encodes:
- the LOC110647635 gene encoding uncharacterized protein LOC110647635 — protein: MIALKAINAFFTPTKQALFHTGRPTNLKNSILCLCKSNDADSESSPSPPEGDTRKQELLARIAMLQAQKVRLTDYLDERSAYLTQFAEEANAEFDKIGEDAIKGLDEASSRIMENIESQMQAFEESAELNRMEIEENDNKLADFEGQIVKDRNEGMFFKNLGQKAPVDKAKAKVETQAIKDVTKAKAGSKARKNIYLALMAVLVIAIADSFISSSPDWRKVAVLGAILVGLITQFSYEEKLSSELEIIEKEDKEKK
- the LOC110647632 gene encoding protein NRT1/ PTR FAMILY 8.1, with product MAEEDLYTKDGTVDISGKPANRKKTGNWKACRFILGNECCERLAYYGMGTNLVNYLQDRLNQGNVTASNNVTNWSGTCYVTPLIGAFLADAYLGRYWTIAIFVIVYIFGMTLLTISASVPGIRPSCDMNSCHPKTAQSVACFVALYLIALGTGGIKPCVSSFGADQFDEADDNEKKKKSSFFNWFYFSINIGALIASSVLVWIQMNVGWGWGFGVPTVAMAIAVVFFFSGSKLYRLQKPGGSPFTRIFQVIVASFRKLHVQVPADKSLLYETADEESHIQGSRKLEHTDKLKFFDKAAVETQTDSIKGSADPWRLCTVTQVEELKAIIRLLPIWASGIVFATVYSQMNTMFVLQGNTMDQHMGPHFKIPSASLSLFDTLSVIFWAPVYDQIIVPYARKFTGHERGFTQLQRMGIGLVISILSMITAGVLEVIRIKYVQKHNYYDLEYIPMSIFWQVPQYFLIGCAEIFTFIGQLEFFYDQAPDAMRSLCSALSLTTVALGNYLSTLLVTIVTNITTRHGKLGWIPDNLNRGHLDYFYWLLAILSFLNFLVYLWIAKWYTYKKATGRAS